A genomic segment from Nicotiana sylvestris chromosome 1, ASM39365v2, whole genome shotgun sequence encodes:
- the LOC104241826 gene encoding uncharacterized protein — protein MVSLEVASRSDEPTSSPRISFSSEFLDEKNFISITPNAQAEKERKDQQERARSAADFEFLSSKLTSEKMITADELFFEGKLRPYWQMHYADKLNKISLKTEHAEEETMKEAEVKSKEESRPINWFIDEDPSPRPPKCTVLWKELLRLKQKRASSLSPSSSTSSSSSSSSSIADISVAEHEKSKGQGIKEKNVKRIKKGLERSRSATLRVRPVIHMPLCTQGKNTALPPLFSLKKGRALER, from the coding sequence ATGGTTTCCTTAGAAGTTGCCTCTAGATCCGATGAGCCAACTTCTAGTCCCCGAATTTCCTTCTCTTCAGAATTTCTTGATGAGAAAAACTTCATATCCATTACTCCAAACGCACAAGCAGAGAAAGAGCGAAAAGATCAGCAAGAGAGAGCGCGGAGTGCAGCAGATTTTGAGTTCCTTTCGAGCAAGTTAACCAGCGAAAAGATGATTACAGCAGACGAGCTGTTCTTCGAGGGTAAGTTACGTCCTTATTGGCAAATGCATTATGCTGACAAGCTAAACAAGATTAGTTTAAAAACTGAACATGCTGAGGAAGAAACAATGAAAGAAGCTGAGGTGAAGAGCAAGGAAGAAAGTAGGCCTATAAATTGGTTTATTGATGAGGATCCATCACCTAGGCCACCAAAATGCACTGTTTTATGGAAAGAGTTATTGAGATTGAAGCAGAAGAGAGCTTCTTCATTATCACcttcttcttctacttcttcctcttcttcttcttcgagttctATTGCTGATATTTCTGTAGCAGAACATGAAAAAAGCAAAGGTCAAGGAATCAAAGAGAAGAATGTGAAGAGAATTAAGAAAGGATTGGAGAGAAGTAGATCAGCAACTTTAAGAGTTAGACCTGTGATTCATATGCCACTTTGCACGCAGGGGAAAAACACTGCACTGCCGCCTCTGTTTTCCCTTAAGAAAGGAAGAGCACTAGAGAGGTGA
- the LOC138878742 gene encoding uncharacterized protein has protein sequence MSNLSKLEFVALDITGKNYLSWVLDAEIHLDAKGLGNTIIQGNEASNQDKAKAMIFLRHHLHEGLKTEYLTVKDPLELWINLKDRYDHLKLTVLPKARYEWIHLRLQDFKTVSEYNSAIFKVSSLLKLCGDTITDEDLLEKIFSTFHASNVVLQQQYREKGFKKYSELITCLLVAEQNNTLLMKNHEARPTGSAPFPEVNAVATYDKFERKQNNYRGRGHGRKRGRGRGRNNYRHYGGNKLENNKGSQINHSKGKASMCHRCGMRGHWARICRTPEHFVKLYQASLKKKENNVEAHLTFQNNNDEAGPSNKYDSKAHPAYKDDDFEGLTNITHLEVGDFFEDID, from the coding sequence atgtcaaatttatcaaaacttgaatttgtggcacttgacatcaccgggaagaactatttatcatgggtccttgatgctgaaattcaccttgacgctaaaggtcttggaaatacgattatacaaggaaatgaagcatcaaatcaggataaagcgaaggccatgattttccttcgccatcatttacatgaagggttaaaaactgaatatttaacagtaaaagatccacttgaattatggattaatttgaaggatcgatatgaccacctaaaacttacggtattaccgaaagctcggtatgagtggatacatttaaggttgcaagactttaaaactgtaagtgagtataattctgctatctttaaagtaagttctctattaaaattatgtggagacactatcacagatgaggacttattggaaaaaatattttctacttttcatgcttcaaatgtggtgctacaacaacaataccgtgaaaaaggttttaagaaatattctgagttaatcacatgcctacttgtggctgagcagaataatactctattaatgaaaaatcatgaagcccgtcccactgggtcagctccatttccggaagtgaatgctgtagcaacatatgataagtttgaaagaaaacaaaataattaccgtggtcgtggacatggtcgtaaacgtggacgtggcagggggcgaaacaattatcgtcattatggtggaaataaattggagaacaataagggttctcaaattaatcattcaaaaggtaaagctagtatgtgtcaccgatgtggtatgagaggtcattgggcacgcatttgtcgtacgccagaacattttgtcaaactttatcaagcctccctcaagaaaaaagaaaataatgtggaggcacacttgacctttcaaaataataatgatgaagcaggtccctcaaataaatatgattctaaggcacatcctgcatataaagatgatgattttgaaggcctaacaaatattactcatttagaagttggagacttctttgaggatattgactga